From a single Meles meles chromosome 21, mMelMel3.1 paternal haplotype, whole genome shotgun sequence genomic region:
- the MAZ gene encoding myc-associated zinc finger protein isoform X4: MDPGNWSSFIFQGHAQNPLQVGAELQSRFFASQGCAQSPFQAAPAPPPTPQPPAAEPLQVDLLPVLAAAQESAAAAAAAAAAAAAAAVAAAPPAPAAASTVDTAALKQPPAPPPPPPPVSAPAAEAAPPVSAATIAAAAATAVVAPTSTVAVAPVASALEKKTKSKGPYICALCAKEFKNGYNLRRHEAIHTGAKAGRVPSGAMKMPTMVPLSLLSVPQLSGAGGGGGEAGAGGGAAAVAAGGVVTTTASGKRIRKNHACEMCGKAFRDVYHLNRHKLSHSDEKPYQCPVCQQRFKRKDRMSYHVRSHDGAVHKPYNCSHCGKSFSRPDHLNSHVRQVHSTERPFKCEKCEAAFATKDRLRAHTVRHEEKVPCHVCGKMLSSAYISDHMKVHSQGPHHVCELCNKGTGEVCPMAAAAAAAAAAAAAAVAAPPTAVGSLSGAEGVPVSSQPLPSQPW, from the exons aTGGATCCCGGCAACTGGAGCAGCTTCATCTTCCAG GGTCACGCCCAGAACCCCCTGCAGGTCGGGGCTGAGCTCCAGTCCCGCTTCTTTGCCTCCCAGGGCTGCGCCCAGAGTCCATTCCAG GCCGCGCCAGCGCCCCCACCCACGCCCCAGCCCCCGGCGGCCGAGCCCCTCCAGGTGGACTTGCTCCCGGTTCTCGCCGCCGCCCAGGAgtccgccgccgccgcggccgcagccgctgctgccgctgccgccgccgccgtcgcTGCTgcgcccccggccccggccgccGCCTCCACAGTGGACACAGCGGCTCTAAAGCAGCCGCcggcgcccccgccgccgcccccgccggtGTCGGCGCCCGCGGCCGAGGCCGCGCCCCCTGTCTCTGCCGCCACCATCGCCGCAGCCGCGGCCACCGCCGTCGTAGCCCCAACCTCGACGGTCGCCGTGGCCCCGGTCGCCTCTGCCTTGGAGAAGAAGACAAAGAGCAAGGGGCCCTACATCTGCGCCCTGTGCGCCAAGGAGTTCAAGAACGGCTACAATCTCCGGAGGCACGAGGCCATTCACACGGGAGCCAAGGCCGGCCGGGTCCCCTCGGGTGCTATGAAGATGCCCACGATGGTGCCCCTGAGCCTCCTGAGCGTGCCCCAGCTGAGCGGcgccggcgggggagggggagaagcgggTGCGGGCGGCGGAGCGGCCGCCGTGGCCGCCGGCGGCGTGGTCACCACCACCGCCTCGGGCAAGCGCATCCGGAAGAACCACGCCTGCGAGATGTGCGGCAAGGCCTTCCGCGACGTCTACCACCTGAACCGACACAAGCTGTCGCACTCGGACGAGAAGCCCTACCAGTGCCCGGTGTGCCAGCAGCGCTTCAAGCGCAAGGACCGCATGAGCTACCACGTGCGCTCACATGACGGCGCTGTGCACAAGCCCTACAACTGCTCCCACTGTGGCAAGAGCTTCTCCCG GCCGGATCACCTCAACAGTCACGTCAGACAAGTGCACTCAACAGAACGGCCCTTCAAGTGCGAG aaatGTGAGGCAGCTTTTGCTACGAAGGACCGACTGCGGGCGCACACAGTACGACACGAGGAGAAGGTGCCGTGTCACGTGTGTGGCAAGATGTTGAGCTCGGCTTATATTTCGGACCACATGAAGGTGCACAGCCAGGGCCCTCACCAtgtctgtgagctctgcaacaaaG GTACCGGTGAGGTCTGTCCTatggcggcagcggcggcggcggcggcagcagcagcggcggcagcagTGGCAGCCCCCCCCACAGCTGTGGGCTCCCTCTCGGGGGCAGAGGGGGTGCCTGTGAGCTCTCAGCCActtccctcccagccctggtGA
- the PRRT2 gene encoding proline-rich transmembrane protein 2 — MDRGCGIAAVSAAPASPSRSSLLSPLKMAASSSEGSEMKGIEEGPQTQGEGPGHSEGETGPLQAPAGVPDEPEALQPGPDIMVAPVDSEAKAGLAPETTETPSGVPETAQAKDLSSSPGGEPNANPSPEEACQEPAPKPEGNKEVTAGQGSDLGSGAPPEPASEPTPQSDPQSDLQPDCQPSSQPTPKSALQPEPPTQEDPTPEVLTENVGEKQENGAVVPLQAGGGEEGPAPQPHSPPSTKTHPANGAPPRVLQQLVEEDRLGRAHSGHPGSPRGSLSRHPSSQLAGSGVEGGEGTQKPRDYIILAILSCFCPMWPVNIVAFAYAVMSRNSLQQGDVDGAQRLGRVAKLLSIVALVGGVLIIIASCVINLGVYK, encoded by the exons ATGGACAGAGGCTGCGG GATTGCTGCTGTCTCTGCTGCTCCAGCCTCTCCATCGaggtcctctctcctctcccctctcaagATGGCAGCCAGCAGTTCTGAGGGCTCGGAGATGAAGGGGATAGAAGAGGGTCCCCAAACCCAAGGAGAAGGGCCTGGCCATTCTGAAGGCGAAACTGGCCCTCTCCAGGCCCCAGCTGGGGTCCCAGATGAGCCAGAGGCCCTGCAGCCAGGCCCAGACATCATGGTGGCCCCTGTGGACTCAGAAGCCAAAGCTGGGCTGGCTCCAGAAACCACAGAGACCCCATCTGGGGTCCCAGAAACAGCCCAGGCCAAAGACCTCAGCTCAAGCCCAGGAGGGGAGCCAAATGCCAACCCCAGCCCTGAAGAAGCATGCCAAGAGCCAGCACCCAAACCAGAAGGGAATAAAGAGGTCACTGCAGGCCAGGGGTCCGATCTGGGGTCCGGAGCCCCACCTGAGCCAGCCTCGGAGCCTACTCCCCAGTCGGACCCGCAGTCAGACCTTCAGCCAGACTGCCAGCCAAGTTCCCAGCCCACCCCCAAGTCAGCTCTTCAGCCAGAGCCCCCTACCCAGGAGGACCCCACCCCTGAGGTCCTGACTGAGAACGTGGGGGAAAAACAGGAGAATGGGGCAGTGGTTCCCCTGCAGGCTGGTGGTGGGGAAGAGGGCCCAGCCCCACAGCCTCACTCGCCACCCTCAACCAAAACCCACCCAGCCAACGGGGCTCCTCCCCGAGTGCTACAGCAGCTGGTGGAGGAAGACCGACTAGGAAGGGCTCACAGTGGGCATCCCGGATCTCCCCGAGGTAGCCTGAGCCGCCACCCCAGCTCCCAGCTGGCAGGgtctggggtggaggggggtgaaGGCACCCAGAAACCTCGGGACTACATCATCCTCGCCATCTTGTCCTGCTTCTGCCCCATGTGGCCTGTCAACATCGTGGCCTTCGCTTATGCTGTTATG TCCCGGAACAGCCTGCAGCAGGGGGACGTGGATGGGGCCCAGCGTCTGGGCCGCGTGGCCAAGCTCTTAAGCATCGTGGCGCTGGTAGGGGGGGTCCTCATCATCATCGCCTCCTGCGTCATCAACTTAGGCG TGTATAAGTGA
- the MAZ gene encoding myc-associated zinc finger protein isoform X1, whose translation MFPVFPCTLLAPPFPVLGLDSRGVGGLMNSFPPPQGHAQNPLQVGAELQSRFFASQGCAQSPFQAAPAPPPTPQPPAAEPLQVDLLPVLAAAQESAAAAAAAAAAAAAAAVAAAPPAPAAASTVDTAALKQPPAPPPPPPPVSAPAAEAAPPVSAATIAAAAATAVVAPTSTVAVAPVASALEKKTKSKGPYICALCAKEFKNGYNLRRHEAIHTGAKAGRVPSGAMKMPTMVPLSLLSVPQLSGAGGGGGEAGAGGGAAAVAAGGVVTTTASGKRIRKNHACEMCGKAFRDVYHLNRHKLSHSDEKPYQCPVCQQRFKRKDRMSYHVRSHDGAVHKPYNCSHCGKSFSRPDHLNSHVRQVHSTERPFKCEKCEAAFATKDRLRAHTVRHEEKVPCHVCGKMLSSAYISDHMKVHSQGPHHVCELCNKGFTTAAYLRIHAVKDHGLQAPRADRILCKLCSVHCKTPAQLAGHMQTHLGGAAPPVPGDAPQPQPTC comes from the exons ATGTTCCCCGTATTCCCTTGCACGCTGCTGGCCCCCCCCTTCCCCGTGCTGGGCCTGGACTCCCGGGGGGTGGGCGGCCTCATGAACTCCTTCCCGCCACCTCAGGGTCACGCCCAGAACCCCCTGCAGGTCGGGGCTGAGCTCCAGTCCCGCTTCTTTGCCTCCCAGGGCTGCGCCCAGAGTCCATTCCAG GCCGCGCCAGCGCCCCCACCCACGCCCCAGCCCCCGGCGGCCGAGCCCCTCCAGGTGGACTTGCTCCCGGTTCTCGCCGCCGCCCAGGAgtccgccgccgccgcggccgcagccgctgctgccgctgccgccgccgccgtcgcTGCTgcgcccccggccccggccgccGCCTCCACAGTGGACACAGCGGCTCTAAAGCAGCCGCcggcgcccccgccgccgcccccgccggtGTCGGCGCCCGCGGCCGAGGCCGCGCCCCCTGTCTCTGCCGCCACCATCGCCGCAGCCGCGGCCACCGCCGTCGTAGCCCCAACCTCGACGGTCGCCGTGGCCCCGGTCGCCTCTGCCTTGGAGAAGAAGACAAAGAGCAAGGGGCCCTACATCTGCGCCCTGTGCGCCAAGGAGTTCAAGAACGGCTACAATCTCCGGAGGCACGAGGCCATTCACACGGGAGCCAAGGCCGGCCGGGTCCCCTCGGGTGCTATGAAGATGCCCACGATGGTGCCCCTGAGCCTCCTGAGCGTGCCCCAGCTGAGCGGcgccggcgggggagggggagaagcgggTGCGGGCGGCGGAGCGGCCGCCGTGGCCGCCGGCGGCGTGGTCACCACCACCGCCTCGGGCAAGCGCATCCGGAAGAACCACGCCTGCGAGATGTGCGGCAAGGCCTTCCGCGACGTCTACCACCTGAACCGACACAAGCTGTCGCACTCGGACGAGAAGCCCTACCAGTGCCCGGTGTGCCAGCAGCGCTTCAAGCGCAAGGACCGCATGAGCTACCACGTGCGCTCACATGACGGCGCTGTGCACAAGCCCTACAACTGCTCCCACTGTGGCAAGAGCTTCTCCCG GCCGGATCACCTCAACAGTCACGTCAGACAAGTGCACTCAACAGAACGGCCCTTCAAGTGCGAG aaatGTGAGGCAGCTTTTGCTACGAAGGACCGACTGCGGGCGCACACAGTACGACACGAGGAGAAGGTGCCGTGTCACGTGTGTGGCAAGATGTTGAGCTCGGCTTATATTTCGGACCACATGAAGGTGCACAGCCAGGGCCCTCACCAtgtctgtgagctctgcaacaaaG GCTTCACCACAGCAGCATACCTGCGCATCCACGCGGTGAAGGACCACGGGCTCCAGGCCCCGCGGGCTGACCGCATCCTGTGCAAGCTGTGCAGCGTGCACTGCAAGACCCCTGCCCAGCTGGCCGGCCACATGCAGACCCATCTGGGGGGGGCCGCCCCCCCTGTCCCGGGAGACGCCCCCCAGCCACAGCCCACCTGCTGA
- the PAGR1 gene encoding PAXIP1-associated glutamate-rich protein 1 — protein MSLVRGHGDISATTAVPLSEEGEVTSGLQALAVEDTGGSSASANKAEEEGEGGREETEHEGSGAEEMQGEAPNAEGEEHAQGESEDWCVPCSDEEVELPADGQAWMPPPSEIQRLYELLAAHGTLELQAEILPRRPPTPEAQSEEERSDEEPEAKEEEEEKPHMPTEFDFDDEPMTPKDSLIDRRRTPGSSARSQKREARLDKVLSDMKRHKKLEEQILRTGRDVFSLDSEDPSPASPPLRSSGSTLFPRQRKY, from the exons ATGTCCCTTGTTCGTGGTCATGGAGACATTTCGGCCACCACGGCGGTGCCTCTGTCTGAAGAAGGGGAAGTGACCTCTGGCCTCCAAGCTCTGGCCGTGGAGGATACTGGAGGCTCCTCCGCTTCGGCCAATAAAGccgaggaagagggggaaggaggccgGGAGGAGACGGAGCATGAGGGGTCCGGGGCTGAGGAGATGCAGGGAGAAGCCCCCAACGCTGAAGGGGAGGAGCATGCCCAGGGAGAATCGGAGGACTGGTGCGTGCCCTGCAGCGATGAGGAGGTGGAGCTCCCCGCCGATGGGCAGGCCTGGATGCCTCCGCCCTCAGAAATCCAGCGGCTTTATGAACTTCTGGCTGCCCACGGTACCCTGGAGCTTCAGGCTGAAATCCTGCCCCGCCGGCCACCCACGCCTGAGGCCCAGAGTGAAGAGGAGAGATCCGATGAGGAGCCTGAGgccaaagaggaggaagaggaaaa ACCACACATGCCTACAGAATTTGACTTTGACGATGAGCCAATGACACCGAAGGACTCCCTGATTGACCGGAGACGCACCCCAG GAAGCTCTGCGCGGAGCCAGAAACGGGAGGCCCGCCTGGACAAGGTTCTCTCAGACATGAAGCGACACAAGAAGCTGGAGGAGCAGATCCTTCGTACTGGCAGGGACGTCTTCAGCCTGGACTCCGAGGACCCCAGCCCCGCCAGCCCCCCACTCCGGTCCTCAGGGAGCACGCTCTTTCCCCGGCAGCGGAAATACTGA
- the MAZ gene encoding myc-associated zinc finger protein isoform X3 has translation MDPGNWSSFIFQGHAQNPLQVGAELQSRFFASQGCAQSPFQAAPAPPPTPQPPAAEPLQVDLLPVLAAAQESAAAAAAAAAAAAAAAVAAAPPAPAAASTVDTAALKQPPAPPPPPPPVSAPAAEAAPPVSAATIAAAAATAVVAPTSTVAVAPVASALEKKTKSKGPYICALCAKEFKNGYNLRRHEAIHTGAKAGRVPSGAMKMPTMVPLSLLSVPQLSGAGGGGGEAGAGGGAAAVAAGGVVTTTASGKRIRKNHACEMCGKAFRDVYHLNRHKLSHSDEKPYQCPVCQQRFKRKDRMSYHVRSHDGAVHKPYNCSHCGKSFSRPDHLNSHVRQVHSTERPFKCEKCEAAFATKDRLRAHTVRHEEKVPCHVCGKMLSSAYISDHMKVHSQGPHHVCELCNKGFTTAAYLRIHAVKDHGLQAPRADRILCKLCSVHCKTPAQLAGHMQTHLGGAAPPVPGDAPQPQPTC, from the exons aTGGATCCCGGCAACTGGAGCAGCTTCATCTTCCAG GGTCACGCCCAGAACCCCCTGCAGGTCGGGGCTGAGCTCCAGTCCCGCTTCTTTGCCTCCCAGGGCTGCGCCCAGAGTCCATTCCAG GCCGCGCCAGCGCCCCCACCCACGCCCCAGCCCCCGGCGGCCGAGCCCCTCCAGGTGGACTTGCTCCCGGTTCTCGCCGCCGCCCAGGAgtccgccgccgccgcggccgcagccgctgctgccgctgccgccgccgccgtcgcTGCTgcgcccccggccccggccgccGCCTCCACAGTGGACACAGCGGCTCTAAAGCAGCCGCcggcgcccccgccgccgcccccgccggtGTCGGCGCCCGCGGCCGAGGCCGCGCCCCCTGTCTCTGCCGCCACCATCGCCGCAGCCGCGGCCACCGCCGTCGTAGCCCCAACCTCGACGGTCGCCGTGGCCCCGGTCGCCTCTGCCTTGGAGAAGAAGACAAAGAGCAAGGGGCCCTACATCTGCGCCCTGTGCGCCAAGGAGTTCAAGAACGGCTACAATCTCCGGAGGCACGAGGCCATTCACACGGGAGCCAAGGCCGGCCGGGTCCCCTCGGGTGCTATGAAGATGCCCACGATGGTGCCCCTGAGCCTCCTGAGCGTGCCCCAGCTGAGCGGcgccggcgggggagggggagaagcgggTGCGGGCGGCGGAGCGGCCGCCGTGGCCGCCGGCGGCGTGGTCACCACCACCGCCTCGGGCAAGCGCATCCGGAAGAACCACGCCTGCGAGATGTGCGGCAAGGCCTTCCGCGACGTCTACCACCTGAACCGACACAAGCTGTCGCACTCGGACGAGAAGCCCTACCAGTGCCCGGTGTGCCAGCAGCGCTTCAAGCGCAAGGACCGCATGAGCTACCACGTGCGCTCACATGACGGCGCTGTGCACAAGCCCTACAACTGCTCCCACTGTGGCAAGAGCTTCTCCCG GCCGGATCACCTCAACAGTCACGTCAGACAAGTGCACTCAACAGAACGGCCCTTCAAGTGCGAG aaatGTGAGGCAGCTTTTGCTACGAAGGACCGACTGCGGGCGCACACAGTACGACACGAGGAGAAGGTGCCGTGTCACGTGTGTGGCAAGATGTTGAGCTCGGCTTATATTTCGGACCACATGAAGGTGCACAGCCAGGGCCCTCACCAtgtctgtgagctctgcaacaaaG GCTTCACCACAGCAGCATACCTGCGCATCCACGCGGTGAAGGACCACGGGCTCCAGGCCCCGCGGGCTGACCGCATCCTGTGCAAGCTGTGCAGCGTGCACTGCAAGACCCCTGCCCAGCTGGCCGGCCACATGCAGACCCATCTGGGGGGGGCCGCCCCCCCTGTCCCGGGAGACGCCCCCCAGCCACAGCCCACCTGCTGA
- the MAZ gene encoding myc-associated zinc finger protein isoform X2, translated as MFPVFPCTLLAPPFPVLGLDSRGVGGLMNSFPPPQGHAQNPLQVGAELQSRFFASQGCAQSPFQAAPAPPPTPQPPAAEPLQVDLLPVLAAAQESAAAAAAAAAAAAAAAVAAAPPAPAAASTVDTAALKQPPAPPPPPPPVSAPAAEAAPPVSAATIAAAAATAVVAPTSTVAVAPVASALEKKTKSKGPYICALCAKEFKNGYNLRRHEAIHTGAKAGRVPSGAMKMPTMVPLSLLSVPQLSGAGGGGGEAGAGGGAAAVAAGGVVTTTASGKRIRKNHACEMCGKAFRDVYHLNRHKLSHSDEKPYQCPVCQQRFKRKDRMSYHVRSHDGAVHKPYNCSHCGKSFSRPDHLNSHVRQVHSTERPFKCEKCEAAFATKDRLRAHTVRHEEKVPCHVCGKMLSSAYISDHMKVHSQGPHHVCELCNKGTGEVCPMAAAAAAAAAAAAAAVAAPPTAVGSLSGAEGVPVSSQPLPSQPW; from the exons ATGTTCCCCGTATTCCCTTGCACGCTGCTGGCCCCCCCCTTCCCCGTGCTGGGCCTGGACTCCCGGGGGGTGGGCGGCCTCATGAACTCCTTCCCGCCACCTCAGGGTCACGCCCAGAACCCCCTGCAGGTCGGGGCTGAGCTCCAGTCCCGCTTCTTTGCCTCCCAGGGCTGCGCCCAGAGTCCATTCCAG GCCGCGCCAGCGCCCCCACCCACGCCCCAGCCCCCGGCGGCCGAGCCCCTCCAGGTGGACTTGCTCCCGGTTCTCGCCGCCGCCCAGGAgtccgccgccgccgcggccgcagccgctgctgccgctgccgccgccgccgtcgcTGCTgcgcccccggccccggccgccGCCTCCACAGTGGACACAGCGGCTCTAAAGCAGCCGCcggcgcccccgccgccgcccccgccggtGTCGGCGCCCGCGGCCGAGGCCGCGCCCCCTGTCTCTGCCGCCACCATCGCCGCAGCCGCGGCCACCGCCGTCGTAGCCCCAACCTCGACGGTCGCCGTGGCCCCGGTCGCCTCTGCCTTGGAGAAGAAGACAAAGAGCAAGGGGCCCTACATCTGCGCCCTGTGCGCCAAGGAGTTCAAGAACGGCTACAATCTCCGGAGGCACGAGGCCATTCACACGGGAGCCAAGGCCGGCCGGGTCCCCTCGGGTGCTATGAAGATGCCCACGATGGTGCCCCTGAGCCTCCTGAGCGTGCCCCAGCTGAGCGGcgccggcgggggagggggagaagcgggTGCGGGCGGCGGAGCGGCCGCCGTGGCCGCCGGCGGCGTGGTCACCACCACCGCCTCGGGCAAGCGCATCCGGAAGAACCACGCCTGCGAGATGTGCGGCAAGGCCTTCCGCGACGTCTACCACCTGAACCGACACAAGCTGTCGCACTCGGACGAGAAGCCCTACCAGTGCCCGGTGTGCCAGCAGCGCTTCAAGCGCAAGGACCGCATGAGCTACCACGTGCGCTCACATGACGGCGCTGTGCACAAGCCCTACAACTGCTCCCACTGTGGCAAGAGCTTCTCCCG GCCGGATCACCTCAACAGTCACGTCAGACAAGTGCACTCAACAGAACGGCCCTTCAAGTGCGAG aaatGTGAGGCAGCTTTTGCTACGAAGGACCGACTGCGGGCGCACACAGTACGACACGAGGAGAAGGTGCCGTGTCACGTGTGTGGCAAGATGTTGAGCTCGGCTTATATTTCGGACCACATGAAGGTGCACAGCCAGGGCCCTCACCAtgtctgtgagctctgcaacaaaG GTACCGGTGAGGTCTGTCCTatggcggcagcggcggcggcggcggcagcagcagcggcggcagcagTGGCAGCCCCCCCCACAGCTGTGGGCTCCCTCTCGGGGGCAGAGGGGGTGCCTGTGAGCTCTCAGCCActtccctcccagccctggtGA
- the MAZ gene encoding myc-associated zinc finger protein isoform X5 — MFPVFPCTLLAPPFPVLGLDSRGVGGLMNSFPPPQGHAQNPLQVGAELQSRFFASQGCAQSPFQAAPAPPPTPQPPAAEPLQVDLLPVLAAAQESAAAAAAAAAAAAAAAVAAAPPAPAAASTVDTAALKQPPAPPPPPPPVSAPAAEAAPPVSAATIAAAAATAVVAPTSTVAVAPVASALEKKTKSKGPYICALCAKEFKNGYNLRRHEAIHTGAKAGRVPSGAMKMPTMVPLSLLSVPQLSGAGGGGGEAGAGGGAAAVAAGGVVTTTASGKRIRKNHACEMCGKAFRDVYHLNRHKLSHSDEKPYQCPVCQQRFKRKDRMSYHVRSHDGAVHKPYNCSHCGKSFSRPDHLNSHVRQVHSTERPFKCETLSSHSHFLQIKDPRGSDSFNLLPPSPHSLKL; from the exons ATGTTCCCCGTATTCCCTTGCACGCTGCTGGCCCCCCCCTTCCCCGTGCTGGGCCTGGACTCCCGGGGGGTGGGCGGCCTCATGAACTCCTTCCCGCCACCTCAGGGTCACGCCCAGAACCCCCTGCAGGTCGGGGCTGAGCTCCAGTCCCGCTTCTTTGCCTCCCAGGGCTGCGCCCAGAGTCCATTCCAG GCCGCGCCAGCGCCCCCACCCACGCCCCAGCCCCCGGCGGCCGAGCCCCTCCAGGTGGACTTGCTCCCGGTTCTCGCCGCCGCCCAGGAgtccgccgccgccgcggccgcagccgctgctgccgctgccgccgccgccgtcgcTGCTgcgcccccggccccggccgccGCCTCCACAGTGGACACAGCGGCTCTAAAGCAGCCGCcggcgcccccgccgccgcccccgccggtGTCGGCGCCCGCGGCCGAGGCCGCGCCCCCTGTCTCTGCCGCCACCATCGCCGCAGCCGCGGCCACCGCCGTCGTAGCCCCAACCTCGACGGTCGCCGTGGCCCCGGTCGCCTCTGCCTTGGAGAAGAAGACAAAGAGCAAGGGGCCCTACATCTGCGCCCTGTGCGCCAAGGAGTTCAAGAACGGCTACAATCTCCGGAGGCACGAGGCCATTCACACGGGAGCCAAGGCCGGCCGGGTCCCCTCGGGTGCTATGAAGATGCCCACGATGGTGCCCCTGAGCCTCCTGAGCGTGCCCCAGCTGAGCGGcgccggcgggggagggggagaagcgggTGCGGGCGGCGGAGCGGCCGCCGTGGCCGCCGGCGGCGTGGTCACCACCACCGCCTCGGGCAAGCGCATCCGGAAGAACCACGCCTGCGAGATGTGCGGCAAGGCCTTCCGCGACGTCTACCACCTGAACCGACACAAGCTGTCGCACTCGGACGAGAAGCCCTACCAGTGCCCGGTGTGCCAGCAGCGCTTCAAGCGCAAGGACCGCATGAGCTACCACGTGCGCTCACATGACGGCGCTGTGCACAAGCCCTACAACTGCTCCCACTGTGGCAAGAGCTTCTCCCG GCCGGATCACCTCAACAGTCACGTCAGACAAGTGCACTCAACAGAACGGCCCTTCAAGTGCGAG ACCTTGTCATCTCACTCCCATTTCCTACAGATCAAAGACCCCCGAGGCTCTGATTCCTTTAACCTCTtgcccccttctccccactccctgaAGCTTTAA